In Candidatus Poribacteria bacterium, a genomic segment contains:
- a CDS encoding trypsin-like peptidase domain-containing protein, translating to MYLIEPKHQRLIIGMLSLLFYAVTPSVANENVLQLLEKEFQQIVTDARPAVVKVVATQMIPPNAEKLVFTRQEIGSGIVINTTGHVVTTTFEMETPSKIEIIFNNGAVSAAELVGTDIFTDIAVLQVAEAPLKTLQPPKSQTAASLPPPALVRRKTRMTREFKTTPRVKWGDSSKISTGSWVVTIGSSYGHSPIVSFGIVGGWDTLPNQLCRELIKINAAVTPGNSGGAVINTSGEIVGMILAVLTEPPNTANSLADTLFQKEFNPDIARFLVQELSQESRTQEITFALPMEMVRAVAEEIIEHGKVARGWLGVEVEVVDLGVFITGVIEDSPAHKSGLLPRDLILEFNEVPVRSYDELLRCVVSERPATKIQLKIGRNGTEQHCTVILGEKE from the coding sequence ATGTACCTGATAGAACCAAAACACCAACGATTGATAATCGGAATGCTCAGTCTACTTTTCTATGCAGTTACACCGAGCGTCGCAAACGAAAACGTTTTGCAGCTGCTTGAAAAGGAATTCCAGCAGATCGTCACCGACGCTCGCCCTGCCGTCGTGAAAGTTGTAGCGACGCAGATGATCCCACCGAACGCTGAAAAGTTGGTATTTACGCGCCAAGAGATCGGCTCCGGCATTGTTATCAACACCACCGGACACGTCGTGACAACGACCTTTGAGATGGAAACACCAAGTAAGATTGAGATCATCTTTAACAACGGGGCAGTTTCCGCAGCGGAACTCGTTGGCACCGATATATTTACAGATATTGCCGTCCTCCAAGTCGCAGAGGCACCGCTAAAAACCCTACAGCCGCCGAAGTCTCAAACCGCAGCATCTCTGCCTCCGCCCGCTCTGGTTCGGCGTAAGACACGCATGACGAGGGAATTTAAAACCACACCCCGAGTGAAATGGGGGGACTCTTCAAAAATCAGTACCGGTTCTTGGGTTGTAACAATAGGAAGCTCTTACGGACATAGCCCGATCGTCTCTTTCGGTATCGTGGGGGGTTGGGATACCTTACCAAATCAATTGTGTAGAGAATTGATTAAAATCAATGCAGCGGTTACACCGGGCAACAGTGGCGGCGCCGTCATAAACACCTCAGGAGAGATTGTCGGAATGATACTTGCTGTGTTGACAGAGCCACCTAATACCGCTAATTCATTGGCTGACACGCTTTTCCAAAAAGAGTTTAATCCCGATATTGCGAGATTTCTTGTTCAAGAATTATCGCAAGAAAGCCGGACACAGGAAATTACCTTTGCCCTGCCGATGGAGATGGTTCGCGCAGTTGCTGAAGAAATCATTGAACACGGAAAGGTAGCACGCGGCTGGCTCGGTGTTGAGGTAGAGGTCGTTGACCTTGGCGTCTTCATTACAGGCGTGATTGAAGACAGCCCTGCGCACAAAAGTGGTCTTTTACCGAGAGATCTTATCCTCGAATTTAACGAAGTGCCGGTACGCTCCTATGATGAACTGTTGAGATGTGTTGTGAGTGAGCGACCCGCCACGAAGATTCAACTCAAAATCGGTAGAAACGGAACCGAACAACATTGTACGGTAATATTAGGCGAGAAAGAGTAA
- a CDS encoding phospholipase D-like domain-containing protein: MDSNLSTDDTGAASQGGQPKLFVPFILILLCAVAIGFGIKYYKSRPDTTTQGAWEVYFSEVNAAGSSYSLERRLVDKLGAATMRVDAALYDLDAVPVADAFIKAHNRGVAVRIFTEADNINESEIERLQEVGIPVADDGDNDGLMHHKFIVIDERYVWTGSYNITHNGAYKNNNNVILIDSVQLAYNFTQEFRELFLDAQLGKSSGAFIAYPRVELSDGTEIFTYFSPESDTVSPLLKEIKAAENAIHFMAFSFTHDAIGGAMRDRFQSGIEVRGVFEARQVDQHSEFGKLAAAGLRVVKDGNSGTMHHKVIVVDEDTVITGSYNFSKNAEKRNSENLLIIKGNREIAAAYLAEFKKITR, encoded by the coding sequence ATGGATAGCAATTTGAGCACAGATGACACCGGCGCAGCATCGCAGGGTGGTCAACCGAAATTATTTGTACCGTTCATTCTCATTTTGTTATGTGCTGTTGCAATCGGGTTCGGCATCAAATATTACAAAAGTAGACCTGACACGACGACTCAGGGCGCGTGGGAGGTCTATTTCAGTGAGGTCAATGCAGCTGGCAGCTCGTATTCCTTAGAAAGACGGCTTGTTGATAAACTCGGTGCTGCGACGATGCGAGTTGATGCTGCGCTCTATGATTTAGATGCCGTGCCAGTAGCCGATGCTTTCATCAAAGCGCACAATCGGGGGGTGGCAGTCCGGATCTTCACAGAAGCGGACAATATTAATGAATCCGAAATTGAACGATTGCAAGAAGTCGGGATTCCTGTCGCTGATGACGGTGATAATGACGGGTTGATGCATCACAAGTTCATCGTGATTGATGAGCGGTACGTCTGGACCGGTTCTTATAACATCACGCATAACGGCGCATATAAAAATAATAATAACGTCATACTCATTGATTCAGTGCAACTGGCATACAACTTCACACAGGAGTTTCGAGAGTTGTTTCTTGATGCGCAGCTTGGAAAGTCTTCTGGCGCGTTTATAGCATATCCGAGGGTGGAATTGAGTGATGGGACGGAGATTTTCACCTATTTCTCACCAGAGAGTGATACGGTCTCGCCGCTGCTGAAGGAGATCAAAGCTGCTGAAAACGCAATCCATTTTATGGCGTTTTCGTTTACACACGACGCGATCGGTGGCGCAATGCGGGATCGCTTCCAATCCGGTATTGAAGTCCGGGGTGTATTTGAAGCGCGGCAGGTGGATCAGCATTCCGAATTTGGGAAATTGGCGGCAGCGGGCTTGCGGGTTGTTAAGGATGGAAATAGTGGAACTATGCACCACAAGGTAATCGTTGTTGATGAAGATACAGTGATTACGGGGTCCTACAATTTCTCCAAAAACGCAGAAAAACGGAATAGTGAGAATCTGTTGATTATCAAAGGGAATCGTGAGATTGCGGCGGCATATCTTGCTGAGTTTAAAAAGATAACGCGTTAG
- a CDS encoding phytanoyl-CoA dioxygenase family protein produces the protein MRLPFLNQEIEVSTDLRDSNDILDNPDALKERIAVDGYLLLRGLHDRDAVLTARRQILEKLAVKGMLAPDAPLMDGIFNPAYPEPTSTGSMGNKALTQLPAFKAVVEGAPVMDFFKRFLGGEARTFDFKWLRTAGPGSGSPIHYDIVFMGRGTQDLYSCWTPFGDVSLDMGPIVFCLGSNRFEEVRATYGKADVDRDMIEGHFSEDPLEIVEKFGGHWATTTFSAGDLIVFSMFLMHASLVNTSDKIRITADTRYQLASEPIDERWVGEKPKGHYAWKQEDAKIESLEASRQRWGV, from the coding sequence ATGAGGTTACCTTTTTTGAATCAGGAAATAGAAGTCAGCACGGATTTACGTGATAGCAATGACATCCTTGACAATCCCGATGCCCTGAAAGAACGAATAGCAGTGGACGGGTACCTCCTGCTTCGTGGGCTACACGACCGAGACGCTGTCCTCACGGCGCGCCGACAGATTCTGGAGAAACTCGCAGTGAAAGGCATGCTTGCACCTGATGCACCCTTAATGGATGGGATCTTCAACCCAGCGTACCCCGAACCCACGTCAACGGGTTCGATGGGGAATAAGGCATTGACGCAGCTACCGGCATTTAAAGCCGTCGTTGAAGGCGCACCGGTGATGGATTTTTTCAAGCGATTCCTCGGCGGCGAGGCACGCACGTTTGATTTCAAATGGCTCCGCACGGCAGGCCCCGGATCGGGTTCCCCGATTCATTACGATATCGTCTTTATGGGGAGAGGCACGCAAGATCTCTATTCCTGCTGGACACCCTTTGGCGATGTATCGCTTGATATGGGACCTATTGTCTTCTGTCTCGGTTCTAATCGGTTTGAGGAGGTTCGCGCCACTTATGGGAAGGCGGATGTTGACCGCGATATGATTGAAGGACATTTTAGTGAGGATCCGCTTGAAATCGTTGAAAAGTTTGGAGGACACTGGGCGACAACGACGTTTTCGGCAGGGGACCTTATTGTTTTTAGCATGTTCCTCATGCACGCCTCTCTGGTTAACACCTCTGATAAAATTCGGATAACGGCGGATACACGCTATCAGCTCGCATCCGAACCGATTGATGAGAGGTGGGTCGGTGAGAAACCGAAAGGACATTACGCATGGAAGCAGGAAGATGCCAAAATTGAGTCGTTAGAGGCATCGCGCCAAAGGTGGGGTGTCTAA